The following are from one region of the Myxococcota bacterium genome:
- a CDS encoding sodium:solute symporter family protein has product MSFGALGLVALGGYLVLLLGIAELARRSRREHSAADHFLAGRELGVLVLFLTLYATGYSGNSLLGYPGEAYRRGFSWIMATGFMMSIAVVFQVFAPKFRPIAAREHFVSPGDWVRYRFGGERWGRELRIAVAVLMTIALANFLFAQLKALGLMAEQVTEGLVSYEVGVCVLAGVILAYETVGGMRAVAWTDAGQSILMMVGLTALVVWLVGDVGGLEALTRSILEIRPAAAVVPDAVECANWASSIALLGLASAVYPQVIQRVYAARSGAALKRSFALMTFMPLTTTTVVTLIGVAAIPRFAELGGVEADRVMPLLLGGWAELGALASVAAILVFLGALAAIMSTADSVLLSLGSVVAEDLLGEQHGARDTAVLGKRIAAVTMVAMAALALVARDVTLWGLIELKMELLIQCVPAFLIGVQWTRLRGGPLLLGLLVGSAIAVGIGLGLGVKRIGGVHVGVIGLGVNAVIACAGSWWARDERAAT; this is encoded by the coding sequence TTGAGCTTCGGAGCGCTCGGCCTGGTCGCGCTCGGGGGCTACCTGGTGCTGCTGCTCGGGATTGCCGAGCTGGCGCGTCGCTCCCGTCGCGAGCACAGCGCTGCCGATCACTTCCTGGCGGGCCGCGAACTCGGCGTGCTGGTGCTCTTCCTGACCCTCTACGCGACGGGCTACAGCGGCAACTCGCTGCTCGGGTACCCGGGCGAAGCCTATCGACGCGGCTTCTCCTGGATCATGGCCACCGGCTTCATGATGTCGATCGCGGTCGTGTTCCAGGTGTTCGCGCCGAAGTTCCGCCCGATCGCGGCCCGCGAACACTTCGTCTCGCCCGGCGACTGGGTGCGCTACCGCTTCGGCGGCGAGCGCTGGGGACGCGAGCTACGGATCGCCGTCGCGGTGCTGATGACGATCGCCCTCGCCAACTTCCTCTTCGCCCAGTTGAAAGCGCTCGGGTTGATGGCGGAGCAGGTGACGGAAGGCCTCGTTTCCTACGAGGTGGGCGTCTGCGTGCTCGCCGGCGTGATCCTCGCCTACGAGACGGTCGGTGGCATGCGCGCCGTCGCGTGGACCGACGCCGGCCAGTCCATTCTCATGATGGTGGGCCTCACGGCACTCGTCGTATGGCTCGTCGGCGATGTCGGTGGGCTCGAAGCGCTGACCCGGAGCATCCTCGAGATCCGCCCGGCGGCCGCCGTGGTGCCCGACGCGGTCGAGTGCGCCAACTGGGCGAGCAGCATCGCGTTGCTCGGCCTGGCGAGCGCCGTCTATCCCCAGGTGATCCAGCGCGTCTACGCGGCGCGCAGCGGCGCGGCGCTCAAACGCTCGTTCGCACTGATGACCTTCATGCCGCTGACCACCACGACGGTGGTCACCCTGATCGGCGTCGCCGCGATCCCGCGCTTCGCCGAGCTCGGCGGGGTCGAAGCCGACCGGGTGATGCCGCTCCTGCTGGGCGGGTGGGCCGAGCTCGGGGCGCTGGCGTCGGTGGCGGCGATCCTGGTCTTTCTCGGCGCCCTGGCGGCGATCATGTCGACGGCCGACTCGGTGCTGCTGAGTCTCGGCTCGGTCGTCGCCGAGGACCTGCTCGGAGAGCAGCACGGCGCGCGCGACACGGCGGTGCTCGGCAAGCGCATCGCTGCGGTCACGATGGTGGCGATGGCTGCGCTCGCCCTGGTGGCCCGCGACGTCACTCTCTGGGGTCTGATCGAGCTGAAGATGGAGCTCTTGATCCAATGCGTGCCGGCCTTCCTGATCGGCGTGCAGTGGACCCGCTTGCGCGGCGGGCCCCTCTTGCTCGGCCTCCTCGTGGGCAGCGCGATCGCCGTGGGGATCGGGCTCGGTCTGGGCGTGAAGCGCATCGGCGGCGTCCACGTCGGCGTGATCGGCCTGGGCGTGAACGCGGTGATCG
- the scpB gene encoding SMC-Scp complex subunit ScpB: MAKKKAVAAEAQDATNHAAEQSENAEQPETVEASAEKQGGKSGKSSVDREQQRRVVEAIILASPEPIAPARVAGVLPRCNPSQVRALVKELNAEYVEQRRAFEIWEVAGGYQLRSLPEFAPYLKQIQKTRPLRLSAPALETLAVVAYRQPVTRAEIEHIRGVDVGAVLRSLLDRQLVRIAGHREVPGRPIVYATSRRFLEVFGLAKLGDLPTLKAIESLADAEEEDAAEGAEGEITVELAPDEETEAAAADAEAEAEAPADAAAESAENEASDPEDTAGPATSH, encoded by the coding sequence ATGGCCAAAAAGAAGGCGGTAGCCGCCGAGGCGCAGGACGCGACGAACCACGCCGCCGAGCAGTCGGAGAACGCCGAACAGCCCGAAACGGTGGAGGCGTCCGCCGAGAAGCAGGGCGGGAAGAGCGGGAAGTCGAGCGTCGACCGCGAGCAGCAGCGGCGCGTGGTCGAGGCGATCATCCTGGCTTCGCCCGAGCCGATCGCGCCGGCGCGGGTGGCCGGGGTCCTGCCTCGCTGCAATCCGTCCCAGGTGCGCGCACTCGTGAAGGAGCTGAACGCCGAGTACGTCGAGCAGCGTCGGGCGTTCGAGATCTGGGAGGTCGCGGGGGGCTACCAGCTGCGCTCGCTCCCCGAGTTCGCTCCCTATCTGAAGCAGATCCAGAAGACGCGCCCGCTGCGCCTGTCGGCGCCGGCGCTCGAGACGCTCGCGGTGGTCGCGTACCGCCAGCCGGTGACGCGCGCCGAGATCGAGCACATCCGTGGTGTCGACGTCGGGGCCGTGCTGCGCAGTCTGCTCGACCGCCAGCTGGTCCGGATCGCCGGGCACCGCGAGGTCCCGGGGCGGCCGATCGTGTACGCCACCTCGCGGCGCTTCCTCGAGGTGTTCGGTCTCGCGAAGCTCGGCGACCTCCCGACCTTGAAGGCGATCGAGTCGCTGGCGGACGCCGAGGAAGAGGACGCGGCCGAGGGCGCCGAGGGCGAGATCACCGTCGAGCTTGCTCCCGACGAAGAGACCGAAGCAGCTGCCGCCGACGCGGAGGCCGAGGCGGAAGCGCCGGCCGACGCGGCTGCGGAGTCGGCCGAGAACGAGGCGTCGGATCCCGAAGACACGGCGGGGCCGGCGACTTCCCACTGA
- a CDS encoding SOS response-associated peptidase has protein sequence MCGRFALTSTPEALAERFGLSVLPVWAPRYNVAPEQTLCAIRQGDARPEAVSLRWGWVPAWARDANATPRPINARFETVAEKPSFRDAYAARRCLVPIDGWYEWEKIGGGRQPYWHAVPGESLLVVAALWEHWEGVDGEERESGVLLTVPSVGAAAEHHPRMPLVLAPGSVAPWLEGDEATPSLAALFDASLATRLTTEPVHPRVGSVANDDPSCLERVAPPPRQVSLF, from the coding sequence ATGTGTGGCCGCTTTGCGCTGACGTCGACGCCCGAGGCCCTGGCCGAGCGCTTCGGTCTGTCCGTATTGCCCGTCTGGGCGCCTCGCTACAACGTCGCGCCCGAGCAGACGCTGTGCGCGATTCGTCAGGGCGACGCACGGCCCGAAGCCGTGTCCCTGCGCTGGGGATGGGTACCGGCCTGGGCCCGCGATGCGAACGCCACCCCGCGCCCGATCAACGCGCGTTTCGAGACCGTGGCCGAGAAGCCGTCGTTCCGCGACGCCTACGCCGCGCGCCGCTGTCTGGTTCCGATCGATGGCTGGTACGAGTGGGAGAAGATCGGTGGCGGGCGCCAACCCTACTGGCACGCGGTTCCCGGTGAGTCGCTGCTCGTGGTGGCTGCGCTCTGGGAGCACTGGGAAGGGGTCGACGGGGAGGAGCGCGAGAGCGGTGTCCTGTTGACGGTGCCCTCCGTCGGTGCGGCGGCGGAGCATCACCCGCGCATGCCGCTCGTGCTGGCCCCGGGTTCCGTCGCGCCCTGGCTCGAGGGCGACGAGGCGACACCGAGCCTGGCGGCCCTCTTCGATGCGAGCCTCGCCACCCGCCTCACCACCGAACCCGTCCACCCGCGGGTCGGATCGGTCGCGAACGACGATCCGTCTTGTCTCGAACGCGTGGCTCCGCCGCCCCGACAAGTCTCGCTGTTTTGA
- a CDS encoding alpha/beta hydrolase, whose amino-acid sequence MSHPFDPKHFDTSRTSEALLGIVDFMEKNIEIAGAQEPTVEAAQKAREDFSDNPMMSAAQTSDRVEERTLPGPAGPLPVRIFRPAGEVRGAMLHIHGGGWVIGEAAMMDVANERRADELGLAIVSVDYRLAPEHPYPAAPDDCEAAALWLAENAKAEFGADPAKILVGGESAGGHLSAVTALRMPRKHGFHFCGANLVYGLYDLSGVPSHAAFDDRKVLLNSTNIDWFTRCFVPDPALLRDPDVSPLYADLSEAPPVLFTVGTLDPLLDHTLFLYPRWVAAGRPAELQVFPGAPHGFDGFPVPEGLEATQVIDAFLARCVA is encoded by the coding sequence ATGAGCCACCCGTTCGACCCGAAGCACTTCGACACGTCGCGCACCAGCGAGGCGCTGCTCGGGATCGTCGACTTCATGGAGAAGAACATCGAGATCGCCGGCGCCCAGGAGCCGACCGTGGAAGCGGCGCAGAAGGCACGCGAGGACTTCAGCGACAACCCGATGATGTCGGCGGCCCAGACCTCGGACCGCGTCGAAGAACGCACCCTCCCCGGCCCGGCCGGGCCCCTGCCCGTCCGCATCTTTCGCCCGGCGGGCGAAGTGCGGGGCGCCATGCTCCACATCCACGGCGGGGGCTGGGTGATCGGCGAGGCCGCGATGATGGACGTTGCCAACGAGCGACGCGCGGACGAGCTCGGCCTGGCCATCGTGAGTGTCGACTACCGCCTCGCCCCCGAACACCCGTACCCGGCGGCCCCCGACGACTGCGAAGCCGCGGCGCTCTGGCTTGCGGAGAACGCGAAGGCCGAGTTCGGCGCCGACCCGGCAAAGATCCTGGTGGGCGGCGAGTCTGCCGGCGGACACCTCTCGGCCGTCACCGCCTTGCGCATGCCGCGCAAGCACGGCTTCCATTTCTGCGGAGCCAACCTGGTGTACGGGCTCTACGACCTCTCTGGGGTGCCGAGCCATGCGGCCTTCGACGACCGCAAGGTGCTGCTCAACTCAACCAACATCGATTGGTTCACGCGCTGCTTCGTGCCCGACCCGGCGCTCCTGCGCGACCCCGACGTGTCCCCGCTCTACGCCGATCTCTCCGAGGCGCCGCCGGTGCTCTTCACCGTGGGCACCCTCGACCCGTTGCTCGACCACACCCTGTTCCTGTACCCGCGCTGGGTCGCGGCCGGACGTCCGGCCGAACTCCAGGTCTTCCCCGGTGCCCCCCACGGCTTCGACGGTTTCCCCGTCCCCGAGGGCCTCGAAGCCACCCAGGTGATCGATGCGTTCCTCGCGCGCTGCGTCGCGTGA
- a CDS encoding 5'-3' exonuclease H3TH domain-containing protein, with protein sequence MHVHAVDGTYELFRHYFALPSRTNRDGQEIGAARGVLGSMLGLLEEGATHVGIATDHVVESFRNDLYDGYKTGEGLEEELHSQFSLLEDALRAAGFQVWPLVEYEADDGLAAAAAVADADARVERVWICTPDKDLGQSVRGTRVVQFDRRKQEERDADGVRAKFGVDPASIPDYLALVGDTADGFPGLPGWGAKSAATVLAHFQHLEKIPADPADWPFKVRGAAKLAATLAEQRDDALLFRKLATLVTDGPAVGSVDDWEWRGPTDSFEEIAEYLEAEAWIARAQRLQQRRA encoded by the coding sequence ATGCACGTCCACGCCGTCGACGGCACCTACGAGCTCTTCCGCCACTACTTCGCCCTCCCCTCCCGTACCAATCGCGACGGCCAGGAGATCGGTGCGGCCCGCGGCGTGCTGGGTTCGATGCTCGGGCTCCTCGAGGAGGGTGCGACCCACGTGGGCATCGCCACCGACCACGTCGTGGAGTCGTTTCGCAACGACCTCTACGACGGCTACAAGACGGGCGAAGGCCTCGAAGAAGAGCTCCACAGCCAGTTCTCGCTGCTCGAGGACGCCCTGCGCGCGGCGGGTTTCCAGGTCTGGCCCCTCGTCGAGTACGAGGCCGACGACGGGCTCGCGGCCGCAGCGGCCGTGGCCGACGCCGACGCGCGGGTAGAGCGGGTCTGGATCTGCACCCCGGACAAGGACCTCGGCCAGAGCGTGCGCGGGACGCGCGTGGTGCAGTTCGACCGGCGCAAGCAGGAGGAGCGCGACGCCGACGGCGTGCGCGCGAAGTTCGGGGTCGATCCGGCGTCGATTCCCGACTACCTCGCCCTGGTCGGAGATACCGCCGACGGCTTCCCGGGCCTGCCGGGCTGGGGGGCGAAGTCGGCGGCGACCGTTCTCGCCCACTTCCAGCACCTCGAGAAGATTCCCGCCGACCCGGCGGATTGGCCCTTCAAGGTGCGCGGCGCGGCGAAGCTCGCCGCGACCCTGGCCGAGCAGCGCGACGACGCCCTGCTCTTCCGCAAGCTCGCCACCCTCGTCACCGACGGCCCCGCCGTCGGCAGCGTCGACGACTGGGAGTGGCGCGGGCCCACCGACAGTTTCGAAGAGATCGCCGAGTATCTGGAAGCCGAGGCTTGGATCGCCCGAGCCCAGCGTCTCCAGCAACGCCGCGCCTGA
- a CDS encoding pseudouridine synthase produces the protein MQRILAAAGVASRRAAEEWIRAGRVTVNGRVGTLGERADPARDVVCVDGERLTPEPLAYWIVHKPRGVVTTVRDPEGRPTILSLLPEAAGRLYPVGRLDRDTEGLVLLTNDGPLTHALLHPSHEIEREYVVRARGAMREGALRRLAEGIVLDDGPTAPAGVERVEVEERFTTFHLTVIEGRKRQIRRALEALGHPVLGLCRIRMGPLVLGRLAAGEARVLATHDRRRLLRATGLASPRTRKSGSKKARGKGKPGASRKPRK, from the coding sequence TTGCAGCGGATCCTCGCCGCGGCCGGGGTGGCGTCGCGTCGCGCGGCCGAGGAGTGGATTCGCGCGGGACGCGTCACGGTGAACGGACGGGTCGGGACGCTCGGCGAGCGGGCGGATCCCGCCCGCGACGTGGTCTGCGTGGACGGCGAGCGTCTCACGCCAGAGCCCCTCGCGTACTGGATCGTCCACAAGCCGCGCGGCGTCGTGACCACGGTGCGCGATCCCGAGGGTCGCCCGACGATTCTGTCGCTGCTCCCCGAAGCCGCTGGACGCCTGTATCCGGTCGGTCGCCTCGACCGCGACACCGAGGGCCTGGTGTTGCTCACCAACGACGGTCCGCTCACCCACGCTTTACTCCATCCCTCCCACGAGATCGAGCGCGAGTACGTGGTGCGCGCGCGAGGGGCGATGCGCGAAGGGGCACTGCGGCGCCTGGCCGAGGGCATCGTGCTCGACGACGGACCGACGGCACCGGCGGGCGTCGAACGCGTCGAGGTCGAAGAGCGCTTCACGACCTTCCATCTGACGGTCATCGAGGGGCGCAAGCGCCAGATCCGCCGGGCGCTCGAAGCGCTCGGTCATCCGGTGCTCGGGCTGTGCCGCATCCGGATGGGACCGCTGGTTCTGGGGCGGCTCGCCGCCGGGGAAGCCCGGGTGCTGGCCACCCACGACCGCCGCCGGTTGTTGCGCGCGACGGGACTTGCGTCTCCGCGCACGCGCAAATCGGGCTCGAAGAAGGCGCGTGGGAAGGGGAAACCCGGGGCATCGAGAAAGCCTCGCAAATAG
- a CDS encoding CAP domain-containing protein translates to MPRTPAQGLGFLIGMWIALWLSPFGASADGFTQLEAGLHDGVNQVRQGRHLIPLERRADLDAVARAHSRDMAKRGFFAHENPEGENPLHRIERGAARGFALAAENIGVTDRGEPNREILHAWIASEIHRNNLYSPAFNATGIGIARAPNGSLIYTQVYVTYPR, encoded by the coding sequence ATGCCGCGCACGCCCGCCCAGGGCCTCGGCTTCCTGATCGGCATGTGGATCGCGCTGTGGCTTTCCCCCTTCGGCGCCAGCGCCGACGGATTCACCCAGCTCGAAGCCGGACTCCACGACGGCGTGAACCAGGTGCGCCAGGGACGCCACCTGATTCCCCTGGAACGCCGGGCCGACCTCGACGCCGTGGCAAGAGCCCACAGCCGCGACATGGCGAAGCGGGGCTTCTTCGCCCACGAGAACCCGGAAGGCGAGAACCCCCTCCACCGTATCGAACGCGGCGCCGCGCGCGGTTTCGCCCTGGCTGCCGAGAACATCGGCGTCACCGATCGCGGTGAACCGAACCGGGAGATCCTCCACGCCTGGATCGCCTCCGAGATCCACCGCAACAACCTCTACAGCCCGGCCTTCAACGCCACCGGAATCGGGATCGCCCGCGCCCCCAACGGCTCTCTCATCTACACCCAGGTGTACGTGACCTACCCGCGCTGA
- a CDS encoding DUF368 domain-containing protein produces MSLDAAPEADRAEAPLATAAARGVIGGTLMGLANLVPGISGGTMLLAAGVYPGFIQAIAEVTTLHFRPRSLVLLGAIVVSAALGILLLAGTIRDLVVHHRWIMYSLFIGLTLGGVPLLWRLARPATPPVYVAAAVSFALMCVMAFGGEASGGGSQSTLLVFLSGLAAASAMILPGVSGGYLLLLLGQYESILGTIDQLKRGVLGDSATGAGADFGLVLEAMGVVVPLGLGVVLGVVGVSNLLKWLLARFEKATLGALLGLLLGAIVGLWPFQASTPPGVGDVIDGRLITEANVADLDPEDWPVARFTPTASHLGGSAALIGLGLAATWAIGRIGSDDDAPEPAS; encoded by the coding sequence TTGTCTCTGGATGCAGCGCCCGAAGCCGACCGCGCGGAAGCCCCGCTTGCCACCGCCGCTGCGCGCGGCGTGATCGGCGGCACCCTGATGGGCCTCGCCAATCTCGTGCCCGGGATCAGCGGCGGCACGATGCTGCTCGCCGCGGGTGTCTACCCCGGTTTCATCCAGGCCATCGCAGAAGTCACCACCCTGCATTTCCGGCCGCGGTCGCTGGTGCTGTTGGGCGCGATCGTGGTTTCGGCGGCGCTCGGCATCCTGCTGCTCGCCGGAACGATCCGCGATCTCGTCGTGCACCACCGCTGGATCATGTACAGCCTGTTCATCGGCCTGACCCTCGGCGGCGTGCCGTTGCTCTGGCGTCTGGCCCGCCCGGCGACACCGCCGGTCTACGTCGCGGCGGCCGTGTCGTTCGCGCTGATGTGCGTGATGGCCTTCGGAGGCGAAGCGTCGGGCGGTGGCAGCCAGAGCACGCTGCTCGTGTTCTTGTCCGGGCTCGCGGCCGCATCGGCGATGATCCTGCCGGGCGTCTCCGGCGGCTACCTGCTGCTTCTGCTCGGCCAGTACGAGAGCATCCTCGGCACCATCGATCAGCTGAAACGCGGAGTCCTCGGCGACAGCGCCACCGGGGCCGGCGCCGATTTCGGTCTGGTCCTCGAGGCCATGGGCGTGGTCGTTCCGCTGGGCCTGGGGGTCGTCCTCGGCGTGGTCGGCGTGAGCAACCTGCTGAAGTGGCTGCTGGCACGCTTCGAGAAGGCGACCCTCGGCGCACTGCTCGGCTTGCTGCTGGGCGCGATCGTCGGCCTGTGGCCCTTCCAAGCTTCGACACCGCCGGGTGTCGGTGACGTGATCGACGGACGCCTGATCACCGAGGCCAACGTCGCCGATCTCGACCCCGAAGACTGGCCCGTGGCCCGCTTCACGCCCACCGCGAGCCACCTCGGCGGAAGCGCCGCCCTGATCGGGCTCGGCCTGGCTGCCACCTGGGCGATCGGTCGGATCGGCAGCGACGACGACGCCCCGGAACCGGCGTCCTAG
- a CDS encoding O-antigen ligase family protein, translating into MTTDAVEARLPRAALAVAAGLGLVPWLYSAQVLYPYVTPKVHFLRALAAVLVALWAAQAWRNGTRIRFTGLDAAVLAFVTSALVSTATGVDAWRSFWDTPTRMLGSFTLLHLGALYFALAHLVRTPERWQRVGGAWGVLGAGVAAWAVVQRLLLAPGTEDPGSHVEATLGNALYVSGLGLFVVFLGGCAWLLSKTRAGRGAGAACLALGVAAILVTERRSGLGGLAVFLATSGLCAATLALAARPRGAWIAGALGVGVLAVGAALSALLWSGVAAPWLEDLPFVGRLALLTDLDDFPTTSRFRVWRIALETWREAPWFGWGTANFYYAFNSAFDPAITSSSYAETWFDQAHNTLLNTLTTQGVFGALAYLGLFATAAWTTIAHLRAGSRPRGVAVLALGYLAAHFAYTQGVFENPSSYLALFGLLAYLRPMPPDPAPTASRPIPGAGFAGLAAITTLWVVATGVLPWLASARTIDALHLLEAPDTTRADAPGLARFERGLALPSPHHPAARTEFAAAVLRNTGRYATNWQRVEANEKRAERLRRAASAADDAQAEELQQRAAQLEARLAQGRPQAENLRQQARRLLDASFGHMIDNQQRHPLDIRPALVKSKLAQKRFELFGETLWLEAADRELVAALERSPNRQELLFDLATLRTYRKRPAEAIALLERAIALAPDFSEGHWRLAFTYDFLGQTARARDILARAEARGVAFEGRGAEVAARIRGEENAPGAP; encoded by the coding sequence TTGACGACCGACGCTGTCGAAGCGCGGCTGCCGCGTGCTGCGCTGGCCGTCGCCGCAGGGCTCGGCCTCGTGCCCTGGCTGTACTCGGCGCAGGTCCTCTACCCGTACGTCACGCCGAAGGTGCACTTCCTACGAGCGCTCGCCGCGGTGCTCGTCGCCCTGTGGGCGGCCCAGGCGTGGCGCAACGGCACGAGGATCCGCTTCACCGGGCTCGATGCCGCCGTGCTGGCCTTCGTCACCTCGGCCCTGGTCTCGACGGCCACCGGTGTCGACGCCTGGCGCTCGTTCTGGGATACCCCGACGCGCATGCTCGGGAGCTTCACGCTGCTCCATCTCGGCGCCCTCTACTTCGCCCTCGCGCATCTCGTGCGCACACCCGAACGCTGGCAACGCGTGGGCGGGGCGTGGGGCGTGCTGGGTGCCGGCGTCGCGGCGTGGGCCGTCGTCCAACGCCTATTGCTGGCGCCGGGCACCGAAGACCCCGGCAGCCACGTCGAAGCCACCCTCGGCAACGCGCTCTACGTCTCGGGCCTCGGACTCTTCGTCGTCTTCCTCGGCGGCTGTGCCTGGCTCCTGTCGAAGACGCGCGCGGGCCGTGGCGCCGGGGCCGCCTGTCTGGCCCTGGGAGTCGCCGCGATCCTGGTGACCGAGCGCCGCAGCGGGCTCGGCGGATTGGCGGTGTTTCTCGCGACCAGCGGTCTGTGCGCCGCGACGTTGGCGCTCGCCGCACGGCCGCGGGGCGCCTGGATCGCCGGCGCCCTCGGCGTCGGCGTACTGGCGGTCGGCGCAGCCCTGTCTGCGCTGCTCTGGTCGGGCGTCGCCGCCCCGTGGCTCGAGGACCTGCCCTTCGTCGGGCGCCTCGCCCTGCTGACCGACCTGGACGACTTCCCGACCACCTCCCGGTTTCGCGTCTGGCGGATTGCGCTGGAGACCTGGCGCGAGGCGCCCTGGTTCGGCTGGGGAACGGCGAACTTCTACTACGCCTTCAACAGCGCCTTCGACCCCGCGATCACCTCGTCCTCCTACGCCGAGACCTGGTTCGATCAGGCCCACAACACGCTCCTCAACACGCTGACCACCCAAGGCGTGTTCGGCGCCCTCGCCTACCTCGGGCTGTTCGCGACGGCCGCTTGGACGACGATCGCGCACCTGCGCGCCGGCTCGCGTCCGCGGGGAGTCGCGGTGCTGGCCCTCGGCTATCTCGCCGCCCACTTCGCCTACACCCAGGGCGTCTTCGAGAACCCGAGCAGCTACCTGGCCCTCTTCGGGCTGCTCGCGTATCTGCGCCCGATGCCGCCGGACCCCGCGCCCACAGCATCGCGCCCGATTCCCGGGGCGGGGTTCGCCGGGTTGGCGGCGATCACGACGCTCTGGGTCGTCGCGACCGGCGTCCTGCCCTGGCTCGCGAGTGCGCGCACCATCGATGCGTTGCACCTGCTCGAGGCGCCGGACACTACCCGCGCCGACGCGCCCGGCCTCGCGCGCTTCGAGCGCGGGCTCGCCCTTCCCTCTCCCCACCATCCGGCGGCGCGCACCGAGTTCGCCGCGGCGGTGCTGCGCAACACGGGCCGCTACGCGACGAACTGGCAGCGCGTCGAGGCAAACGAGAAGCGCGCCGAGCGCCTGCGCCGGGCAGCGAGCGCGGCGGACGACGCGCAGGCCGAGGAACTGCAGCAACGCGCGGCGCAGCTCGAAGCGCGCCTCGCCCAGGGACGTCCCCAGGCCGAGAACCTCCGCCAGCAGGCCCGCCGCCTCCTCGACGCGAGCTTCGGCCACATGATCGACAACCAGCAGCGCCATCCCCTCGACATCCGCCCCGCACTCGTGAAATCGAAGCTGGCGCAGAAGCGCTTCGAACTCTTCGGTGAGACGCTCTGGCTCGAGGCCGCCGACCGGGAGCTCGTAGCTGCCCTCGAGCGCTCGCCGAACCGTCAGGAGCTGCTCTTCGACCTCGCCACCTTGCGCACCTACCGCAAGCGCCCGGCGGAAGCGATCGCACTGCTCGAACGTGCGATCGCGCTCGCGCCCGACTTCTCGGAGGGGCACTGGCGCCTGGCCTTCACCTACGACTTCCTGGGCCAGACCGCCCGAGCGCGCGACATCCTCGCGAGGGCCGAGGCCCGCGGCGTCGCCTTCGAGGGGCGCGGTGCCGAAGTGGCCGCGCGCATCCGCGGCGAAGAAAACGCGCCCGGCGCGCCCTAG